The Methanothrix soehngenii GP6 genome has a window encoding:
- the hflX gene encoding GTPase HflX encodes MDNDKTAVLLMRENPANPIDPYRMIELRGLANAVGYRVLQEIKQRRERDHRFQIGRGKIEEALSCHPKKLIFYNPLSPTQVFNIRSEFPAQVLDRFNLILEIFASRASTREAKLQVELARLSYDAPQVRSELALKKRGEQPGFRGAGAYEQSMYHDIRGRMAKIRGELKEVEAMGEGRRKRRRELGFDLIALAGYTNAGKSTLLNTLTGSVVNAQDQPFTTLSPTTRALEINGRRTMLTDTVGFIDDLPHFLIKAFQSTLSEIAQADLVLLVADLSDPLELLRRKLVASHKALWDCQVTAPMITVLNKMDRLDEFDARMRFDQIKDLAPNPVMVSAHSSQGQESLKECIYQHLPPLKEYQIRLPYTSRSFGVLSRLYGTAELLDVSYEDELVLSLQGRAEDVARLSKAAEDERAK; translated from the coding sequence ATGGATAATGACAAGACCGCAGTTCTTCTCATGAGGGAGAATCCTGCCAATCCAATAGATCCCTACAGGATGATAGAGCTCCGGGGCCTGGCAAATGCCGTCGGCTATCGAGTCCTGCAAGAGATAAAGCAGCGCCGAGAGAGGGACCACCGTTTTCAAATCGGCAGGGGAAAGATAGAGGAGGCCCTCTCCTGCCATCCAAAAAAGCTCATCTTCTACAATCCGCTCAGCCCCACCCAGGTATTCAACATTCGTAGCGAGTTTCCGGCCCAGGTATTGGACCGGTTCAATCTGATCCTCGAGATCTTTGCCTCCCGGGCATCCACCAGGGAGGCCAAGCTGCAGGTGGAGCTGGCCCGTCTGAGCTATGATGCTCCTCAGGTGAGAAGCGAGCTTGCCCTTAAGAAGCGGGGTGAGCAGCCAGGATTCCGCGGTGCAGGTGCTTATGAGCAGTCGATGTACCACGATATCCGGGGGAGGATGGCAAAGATCAGGGGGGAGCTTAAAGAGGTGGAGGCAATGGGCGAAGGAAGGAGAAAGAGACGCAGAGAACTGGGCTTTGACCTCATCGCCCTGGCCGGATACACCAATGCTGGCAAGAGCACCCTGCTCAACACCCTCACCGGCTCTGTGGTCAATGCCCAGGATCAGCCTTTCACCACCCTCTCTCCCACCACCAGGGCTCTTGAGATCAACGGCCGCCGAACTATGCTTACCGATACCGTGGGATTTATCGATGATCTGCCCCACTTCCTGATCAAAGCCTTCCAATCCACCCTTTCTGAGATCGCCCAGGCGGATCTGGTCCTTTTGGTTGCCGACCTGAGCGATCCATTAGAGCTTCTCAGGCGTAAGCTGGTGGCATCTCACAAGGCCCTCTGGGACTGCCAGGTGACTGCGCCCATGATCACCGTTTTGAACAAGATGGACCGATTGGATGAATTCGATGCCAGGATGAGGTTTGATCAGATAAAGGATTTGGCTCCCAATCCGGTTATGGTCTCAGCACATTCCTCTCAGGGTCAAGAGAGCCTCAAGGAATGCATCTATCAGCACCTGCCACCATTAAAGGAGTATCAAATCAGGCTCCCGTATACCTCCCGCAGCTTTGGAGTGCTGTCCCGTCTCTATGGGACGGCTGAGCTTCTGGATGTGAGCTATGAGGATGAGCTGGTCTTGAGCCTGCAGGGGAGGGCTGAGGATGTGGCCCGGCTCAGCAAGGCTGCAGAGGATGAACGAGCAAAGTGA
- the cofC gene encoding 2-phospho-L-lactate guanylyltransferase, translating to MLQSIHVIIPFKAREGKTRLSSALKPAERRLFAFAMLRDVLAAVFGQGRTTILSRQEFRAEELGIDVEILQSELELNDALNSLISHQADLDWPADILIVMADLPLLREKEIRGILSCQGDVVLCPGRGGGTNMILIRSPKFRTCYHGLSFPEHMAYARKACLNFSVFESFRAGCDIDEPQDLAEVLLHSDGEAKKALEMMGFSLSESGRSIIERHYQKAI from the coding sequence ATGCTGCAATCGATCCATGTGATCATTCCCTTCAAAGCCCGGGAAGGAAAGACCAGGCTTTCATCAGCTCTCAAGCCGGCAGAGCGGAGGCTCTTTGCATTTGCCATGCTCAGGGATGTTCTGGCGGCGGTCTTTGGCCAGGGAAGAACGACCATCCTCTCCAGGCAAGAGTTCAGAGCTGAGGAGTTGGGCATAGATGTCGAGATTCTGCAGTCGGAGCTGGAGCTGAACGATGCACTCAACTCCCTGATATCACATCAAGCCGACCTCGACTGGCCCGCGGATATTCTCATTGTAATGGCCGATCTGCCCCTCTTGAGAGAGAAAGAAATAAGAGGGATTCTCAGCTGCCAAGGAGATGTGGTCCTCTGTCCGGGACGGGGAGGAGGGACGAATATGATCCTCATTCGCAGCCCGAAATTCCGGACATGCTATCATGGCCTGAGCTTTCCTGAGCATATGGCCTACGCCCGAAAAGCATGCCTGAATTTTTCAGTCTTCGAATCCTTCCGAGCAGGCTGCGATATAGATGAGCCGCAAGACCTGGCGGAGGTGCTACTGCATAGTGATGGAGAGGCAAAAAAGGCTCTGGAGATGATGGGCTTTTCTCTTTCCGAGAGCGGGAGGTCAATTATTGAGCGCCACTACCAGAAGGCGATCTGA
- a CDS encoding DUF2209 domain-containing protein: MSGRHSVKGRYKMVCAVLSARVSPNFIEKVHSVRLVPRIAEALDLNVIADLISDACLCLPGTIVAEQGDLYNLEVWRAQSILGRDFKYPETIAERTAIELAHHISLAGRRLIVEPDDE; the protein is encoded by the coding sequence ATATCGGGCCGGCATTCTGTAAAGGGGAGGTATAAGATGGTATGTGCCGTCCTATCCGCCCGGGTATCACCCAATTTTATCGAGAAGGTCCATTCGGTCAGGCTCGTTCCCCGCATCGCTGAGGCTCTGGACCTCAATGTTATTGCTGACCTGATAAGCGATGCCTGCTTATGCCTCCCGGGGACTATTGTGGCTGAGCAGGGGGACTTATACAACCTGGAGGTCTGGAGGGCACAGAGCATCCTCGGAAGGGATTTCAAGTATCCTGAGACGATAGCAGAAAGGACCGCCATAGAGTTGGCTCATCATATATCTCTGGCCGGTCGAAGGCTTATCGTTGAACCGGATGATGAATAA
- a CDS encoding non-histone chromosomal MC1 family protein — MAETRNFALRDKKGNEIGVFTGKQPRQAALKAANRGHKDIRLRERGTKKVHIFAGERVKVKKPKGAPAWMPNEIWKPKVKKIGVEKLDEI, encoded by the coding sequence ATGGCCGAGACTAGAAATTTCGCCCTCAGGGACAAGAAGGGCAACGAGATCGGGGTTTTTACGGGAAAGCAGCCCAGACAAGCAGCCTTAAAAGCAGCCAACAGAGGTCATAAGGATATAAGGCTAAGAGAGAGGGGAACTAAGAAAGTCCATATATTTGCGGGGGAGAGGGTTAAGGTAAAGAAACCAAAGGGCGCACCGGCATGGATGCCCAATGAGATCTGGAAGCCAAAGGTAAAGAAGATCGGCGTGGAGAAGCTCGACGAGATCTGA
- a CDS encoding signal recognition particle subunit SRP19/SEC65 family protein, giving the protein MPDKSKIVIWPIYFDAARSRDEGRMVSREYAINEPNLDMIITASIKSGLKPEIEREKKHPKTWHKPEAAGRILVAKKGSKSATLKKIAGSLKMKYKKQATGKRG; this is encoded by the coding sequence ATGCCTGACAAGAGCAAGATTGTGATCTGGCCGATATATTTCGATGCTGCCCGTTCCCGTGATGAGGGCAGAATGGTCTCCAGAGAGTACGCCATAAATGAGCCCAACCTGGATATGATCATAACGGCATCGATAAAATCCGGGCTGAAGCCGGAGATCGAGAGGGAGAAAAAGCACCCAAAGACCTGGCACAAGCCGGAGGCAGCAGGCCGAATACTGGTGGCGAAGAAGGGCTCCAAATCCGCTACCTTGAAGAAGATCGCAGGATCCTTAAAGATGAAATATAAAAAGCAGGCCACTGGCAAGCGAGGTTGA
- a CDS encoding amino acid-binding protein, translating to MWQEILDKFKRFPAQEKVIRLVLQRGFQINDQARVVSGQIEIPHAQIAKELEVDRRVVDTTAQAIREDEVLWKVFRNVRSMIYLGEVAPILGLGVIEITPVNAVKTGLLGDVASAVARNGLSIRQAVSDDPYFVESPKLTIITEGKIPGDLVILLKEIEGVKRVTVY from the coding sequence ATGTGGCAGGAGATTTTGGATAAGTTCAAGAGGTTTCCCGCGCAGGAGAAGGTCATCCGCCTCGTCCTGCAGAGGGGCTTTCAGATCAACGATCAGGCCCGGGTGGTATCGGGCCAGATAGAGATCCCTCATGCTCAGATCGCAAAGGAGCTGGAAGTGGACAGAAGAGTGGTGGACACCACGGCCCAAGCCATTCGCGAGGATGAGGTCCTCTGGAAGGTCTTCAGAAATGTGCGCTCCATGATCTATCTGGGTGAGGTGGCGCCCATCCTGGGATTGGGTGTTATCGAGATAACTCCCGTGAATGCCGTCAAGACAGGGCTTTTGGGCGATGTGGCCAGCGCTGTGGCCAGGAACGGCCTCTCCATCCGCCAGGCTGTCTCAGACGATCCATACTTCGTAGAGAGCCCAAAGCTCACCATCATCACTGAGGGGAAGATCCCAGGCGATCTTGTCATTCTGCTCAAGGAGATCGAGGGCGTGAAAAGGGTGACCGTATATTAG
- a CDS encoding coenzyme F420-0:L-glutamate ligase, whose translation MSEPAASLKGYLIRGLPIIKEGDDIPTLIQSLFEIEDGDVICLASTIVAKSEGRMRHLDDYQPSSHAIEAARDLGKDPRFVQAVFEESSDILIERPFLLTVTHFGHIGVNAGIDQSNVGDEMILLLPIDPCSSAQRLRQALGRDCAVIITDTCGRPFRNGVAGVAVGWSGIAALRDWRGELDIHGRALSITQEAIADEIAAAANLLMGEAGDLTPAVVFRGLKYPRSGDDLFRAKEKDIIRSRLNR comes from the coding sequence ATGTCTGAGCCAGCAGCATCTTTAAAGGGTTATCTGATCCGTGGCCTGCCGATTATAAAAGAAGGAGACGATATCCCAACGCTTATCCAGTCCCTCTTTGAGATCGAGGACGGGGATGTCATCTGCCTTGCCAGCACCATCGTGGCCAAATCAGAAGGCAGGATGAGGCATCTGGATGACTACCAACCGAGCAGCCACGCCATAGAGGCCGCCCGCGATCTGGGAAAGGACCCCAGATTTGTGCAGGCAGTTTTTGAAGAATCCAGCGATATATTGATCGAGCGACCATTTCTCTTGACTGTGACCCACTTTGGCCATATCGGCGTTAATGCCGGGATTGATCAGTCCAATGTGGGCGATGAAATGATACTGCTCTTGCCGATAGATCCCTGCAGCAGCGCCCAGAGGCTGCGTCAGGCTCTTGGCAGGGATTGTGCCGTCATAATCACCGATACCTGTGGCCGCCCATTCCGCAATGGCGTTGCCGGTGTGGCTGTTGGCTGGTCGGGCATCGCTGCTCTGCGAGACTGGCGCGGTGAGCTCGACATACATGGAAGAGCACTCAGTATCACCCAGGAGGCGATTGCGGATGAGATCGCTGCTGCTGCCAATCTGTTGATGGGTGAGGCTGGGGATCTGACCCCTGCAGTGGTCTTCCGGGGGCTGAAGTATCCCCGCTCTGGAGATGATCTCTTCAGGGCAAAGGAGAAAGACATAATCCGGTCCCGATTGAATAGATGA
- the ala gene encoding alanine dehydrogenase, with product MEMLWLTEEEVRSLLTIDDAIAAVQRAFLDHGNGRTQMPPKSYLYLPKHNGDLRCMPAYLEGQDLAGVKIVNVHPGNPQIGLPSVMALLILNSPQTGEPLAVMGATYLTSMRTGAAGAVAARHLARQDSRVVGMIGAGTQARTQLQGLSRYFPIEQVMVFDSFEDQALAFKDDVSGFMKCSCIAVSGPEEACECDILVTTTPSRRPVVRDEWIQPGTHINAIGADAAGKQELESTLLKRAKIVVDDIAQAVHSGEVNVPLSEGIIREKDIYAEIGEILTGKKTGRTSNDEITIFDSTGLGIQDVAAGHAVYEKALRSNIGRRMRLA from the coding sequence ATGGAAATGCTCTGGCTTACAGAGGAGGAAGTAAGGTCACTCCTGACCATAGATGATGCGATAGCGGCAGTCCAGAGGGCCTTTCTTGATCACGGAAATGGCAGAACTCAAATGCCTCCCAAGTCTTACCTTTACCTGCCCAAGCATAATGGCGACTTGAGATGCATGCCCGCCTACCTTGAGGGGCAGGATCTGGCCGGGGTGAAGATAGTCAACGTCCATCCGGGAAATCCGCAGATCGGGCTTCCTTCGGTCATGGCGCTCTTGATCTTGAACTCCCCCCAGACCGGCGAGCCACTGGCTGTTATGGGCGCAACATATCTCACCAGCATGCGCACCGGCGCTGCTGGTGCCGTCGCCGCCCGGCATCTGGCCAGGCAGGATTCTCGTGTGGTAGGGATGATCGGAGCCGGGACCCAGGCGCGAACGCAGCTTCAAGGCCTCTCCCGCTACTTCCCAATCGAGCAGGTGATGGTCTTCGATAGCTTTGAAGATCAGGCCCTGGCCTTTAAAGACGACGTCTCTGGATTTATGAAATGCAGCTGCATTGCGGTCTCGGGACCGGAAGAGGCCTGCGAATGCGATATTCTGGTTACCACCACCCCTTCACGCCGTCCAGTGGTCAGGGATGAATGGATCCAGCCCGGGACGCACATCAACGCCATCGGGGCAGATGCCGCAGGCAAACAGGAGCTGGAATCCACTCTCTTGAAGAGGGCCAAGATCGTGGTGGATGATATCGCCCAGGCCGTCCATTCCGGCGAGGTCAACGTCCCCCTATCTGAGGGAATTATTCGCGAGAAGGATATCTATGCAGAGATCGGCGAGATCTTGACTGGCAAAAAAACCGGACGGACCAGCAATGATGAGATCACCATCTTCGACTCCACCGGCCTTGGGATCCAGGATGTAGCAGCAGGCCATGCGGTCTATGAGAAGGCTCTTCGGTCTAATATAGGGAGAAGAATGAGGCTGGCATGA
- a CDS encoding UPF0280 family protein has product MTEILHEHFRLKETIVTISAREKEHMDAARASIAEQRCYLEEFIENDPFFRITLEPYDLQANDAPDIVKQMIESSAIIGVGPMACVAGAIAGFAVQAMIDDGATYAIVDNGGDVCILNDGPILVGIYAGSSSIRDLAFQIPARNKPFGICTSSGTVGPSISFGCADAATVISDNLALADAAATALGNSVQSTGSLKECFSAIERPGITGALVIRGQEMALWGELPPLLRAHVSEERITKG; this is encoded by the coding sequence ATGACGGAGATCTTGCATGAGCACTTTCGCCTCAAGGAGACGATAGTCACCATCTCTGCTCGGGAGAAGGAGCATATGGATGCCGCCAGAGCATCGATTGCCGAGCAGCGCTGCTATCTAGAGGAGTTCATAGAGAACGATCCATTCTTCCGCATCACCTTAGAGCCTTATGACCTTCAAGCGAATGATGCACCGGATATCGTCAAGCAGATGATCGAATCCAGCGCTATCATTGGCGTCGGTCCCATGGCCTGTGTAGCAGGCGCAATTGCCGGTTTTGCTGTGCAGGCGATGATCGATGACGGAGCGACTTATGCCATTGTAGATAACGGGGGAGATGTCTGCATCCTAAACGACGGGCCCATACTGGTGGGAATATACGCCGGAAGCTCTTCTATTCGGGATCTTGCCTTCCAGATCCCTGCTCGCAATAAGCCTTTTGGCATCTGCACCAGCTCGGGAACAGTGGGCCCATCCATATCCTTCGGCTGTGCCGATGCAGCCACCGTCATATCGGATAATCTGGCTTTAGCGGACGCTGCTGCCACTGCCCTGGGTAATTCTGTGCAGTCAACCGGATCGCTGAAGGAGTGCTTTTCTGCCATCGAACGGCCGGGAATAACCGGCGCACTTGTGATCAGGGGACAGGAGATGGCGCTATGGGGGGAACTGCCCCCATTGCTGCGCGCTCATGTTAGCGAGGAGAGGATTACAAAAGGATGA
- a CDS encoding radical SAM/SPASM domain-containing protein translates to MIIFSKALADQATVWEALRESESCQDVPADLLRFSAQTKPVVMWNLTRRCNLACSHCYMDAIPKEDDEMSLEEGMRLTDDLARMKIPILILTGGEPLMSRNFFSIAFHAREAGLRTVISTNGTLITPEVARLLAEAKIRYVGVSLDSALPASHDKFRGVPGAFDRALQGLRNARDAGLKTGLRITLTRDNWQDVPALLNLALEENIPRFCLYHLVPTGRGAGISDKDVSSEQRRSVIRLLAEAAVELKDKNIEILTTDSPMDGAYLLEILKDDPRRDYVRKLLTNAGGCSAGAKVANISYQGDVHPCHFMPQVVVGNVRDRSFQDIWIDHPTPELLALRGIKSNLKGACGSCNYRDLCGGCRQKAYYYNGDLLGEDPTCIVENKCG, encoded by the coding sequence ATGATCATATTTTCCAAAGCCCTGGCCGACCAGGCCACGGTATGGGAGGCCCTGCGGGAATCCGAGTCCTGCCAGGACGTTCCGGCAGATCTTCTCCGCTTCTCCGCCCAGACGAAACCGGTGGTGATGTGGAATCTGACCAGACGCTGCAACCTGGCCTGCAGCCATTGTTATATGGATGCCATCCCAAAGGAGGATGACGAGATGAGCCTTGAGGAAGGGATGCGTCTGACAGACGATCTGGCCCGGATGAAGATACCGATTCTCATCCTCACTGGCGGCGAGCCACTGATGAGCCGCAACTTCTTCTCTATTGCCTTCCACGCCCGGGAGGCGGGTTTGAGGACGGTCATATCCACCAATGGCACCCTGATCACCCCCGAGGTGGCAAGGCTTTTGGCAGAGGCTAAGATTCGATACGTAGGGGTCAGCCTGGACTCCGCCCTCCCTGCCAGCCATGACAAATTCCGGGGCGTTCCTGGGGCGTTCGACCGCGCCCTCCAGGGATTGAGAAACGCCAGGGATGCGGGCCTGAAGACCGGCCTGAGGATAACTCTGACCCGGGACAACTGGCAGGATGTTCCCGCCCTCCTCAATTTGGCCTTGGAGGAGAACATCCCCCGCTTTTGCCTCTACCATCTGGTTCCCACTGGCCGGGGGGCGGGGATATCGGATAAGGATGTGAGCTCTGAGCAGCGTCGCAGCGTCATCCGCCTGCTGGCCGAGGCAGCGGTGGAGCTCAAGGATAAGAACATCGAGATCCTGACCACCGATTCTCCCATGGATGGGGCCTATCTCCTGGAGATCTTGAAGGACGATCCGAGAAGGGACTATGTGAGAAAGCTCTTGACCAATGCCGGGGGCTGCTCCGCCGGGGCTAAGGTGGCCAACATCAGCTATCAGGGAGATGTTCATCCCTGCCACTTCATGCCCCAGGTGGTGGTGGGCAACGTCCGGGATAGGTCCTTCCAGGACATCTGGATAGACCATCCAACCCCAGAGCTTTTAGCGTTGCGAGGGATCAAGTCCAATCTCAAAGGAGCATGTGGCAGCTGCAACTACCGGGATCTGTGCGGAGGGTGCCGCCAGAAGGCATATTACTATAATGGCGACTTGCTGGGAGAGGATCCCACCTGCATCGTCGAGAATAAATGCGGCTGA
- a CDS encoding translation initiation factor IF-2 subunit beta gives MDDYLAGLDRAMKKMPANRESKERFVIPSAKVFYEGKTTVLENFGAIADTLNRDPEHLMKYLLQEMGTAGKIEGQRGIFQGKFGETAIARQIESYFEEYVVCTECRLPDTHLIKSDRVLTLKCDACGAHRPVRKRKATTAVQKDVIEEGETYELRIESVGNKGDGIAKVDKYLIFVPSAIKGEIVRAKIKKISGTLAFAEVVERKGKVS, from the coding sequence ATGGATGACTATTTAGCGGGCCTGGATAGGGCCATGAAGAAGATGCCCGCCAACAGAGAGTCCAAGGAGAGGTTTGTGATACCTTCTGCGAAGGTATTCTATGAGGGCAAGACCACCGTCCTTGAGAACTTTGGGGCTATAGCTGATACTCTGAATCGTGATCCGGAACACCTTATGAAGTATCTTCTCCAGGAGATGGGTACAGCCGGAAAGATCGAGGGACAGAGGGGGATCTTTCAGGGAAAGTTTGGCGAGACCGCCATCGCCCGCCAGATAGAATCCTACTTCGAGGAGTATGTCGTCTGCACAGAGTGCAGGCTTCCAGATACTCATCTCATCAAGAGCGACCGCGTCCTCACCCTCAAGTGCGATGCCTGCGGCGCACATCGGCCGGTGCGCAAGAGAAAGGCAACGACAGCGGTTCAAAAGGACGTCATCGAGGAGGGAGAGACCTATGAGCTGCGCATTGAGTCTGTGGGCAATAAGGGCGACGGCATAGCCAAGGTCGACAAGTATCTCATCTTCGTGCCCAGCGCAATAAAAGGGGAGATCGTCCGAGCTAAGATCAAGAAGATCAGCGGAACCCTGGCCTTTGCCGAGGTTGTGGAGAGGAAGGGCAAGGTGTCCTGA
- the nifB gene encoding nitrogenase cofactor biosynthesis protein NifB — protein sequence MSEESYPVANVRGQEVPYDPEQLRRISEHPCFSEKACHSFGRMHLAVAPKCNIQCKYCIRDFDCVNESRPGVTSQVLKPKEALERVDQVLEKYHYIKVVAVAGPGEPLFNEETFETLRMVGEKYPNIILCLSTNGLLLPDKIQELDRLGVCNITVTLNAIDPQIGQHIYDYVNYEGKRYEGLEAATLLCNQQLKGIEEAVRLKKIVKINTVIIPGINDLHIIDIAHKIKSMGVFIHNVMPLIPQYKFAHIKPPSPEEKRKIQDELGKIIKQMRHCRQCRSDAIGKLGCDVQQEFESRTKEQA from the coding sequence ATGAGTGAAGAGAGTTATCCCGTTGCCAATGTAAGAGGACAGGAGGTCCCCTACGACCCGGAGCAGCTGAGGAGGATATCAGAGCATCCCTGTTTCAGCGAGAAGGCCTGTCACAGCTTTGGCAGGATGCATCTGGCCGTGGCCCCAAAATGCAATATCCAGTGCAAATACTGTATCCGGGACTTCGACTGCGTGAACGAGTCCCGTCCCGGGGTCACCAGCCAGGTTTTAAAGCCCAAGGAGGCCCTGGAAAGGGTCGATCAGGTGCTGGAGAAGTACCATTACATCAAGGTGGTCGCTGTGGCAGGCCCTGGTGAGCCTCTGTTCAATGAGGAGACCTTCGAGACCCTGCGCATGGTGGGAGAGAAGTATCCCAACATCATTCTCTGCCTAAGCACCAACGGTCTGCTCCTGCCCGATAAGATCCAGGAGCTGGATCGCCTGGGCGTATGCAATATCACTGTCACCCTGAATGCCATCGATCCCCAGATCGGCCAGCATATCTATGACTACGTCAATTATGAGGGCAAGAGATATGAGGGCCTGGAAGCGGCGACGCTCTTATGCAATCAGCAGCTTAAGGGGATTGAGGAAGCGGTGAGGCTGAAGAAGATCGTCAAGATCAATACCGTCATCATCCCGGGGATAAATGATTTGCATATCATCGATATCGCTCACAAAATCAAGTCCATGGGGGTGTTCATCCATAATGTCATGCCCCTCATACCCCAGTACAAGTTCGCTCATATCAAGCCCCCATCGCCGGAGGAGAAGAGAAAGATTCAGGATGAGCTGGGGAAGATCATCAAGCAGATGAGGCACTGCCGGCAATGCCGCTCGGATGCCATTGGAAAGCTCGGATGCGATGTGCAACAGGAGTTCGAGAGCAGGACGAAGGAGCAGGCCTGA
- a CDS encoding histidinol phosphate phosphatase domain-containing protein: MIDLHTHTTFSDGELIPSELVRRAEVLGYTAIGITDHADYTNIEHIISCVSKAKYLEGILDIRILPGVELTHVPPQKIAQLADLARNLGAEIVVVHGESPVEPVRPGTNRAALEAGVDILAHPGFITLEEAEMARDNDVCLEITSRSGHNITNGHVVQMAIQAGAKMVVDTDAHAPEDLIDSERAIQIAFGAGLTLEEAREIVLHHAIIR; the protein is encoded by the coding sequence ATGATCGATCTGCATACCCATACAACCTTCAGCGATGGCGAGCTCATACCCAGCGAGCTGGTGCGTCGGGCAGAGGTCTTGGGCTATACCGCCATTGGCATAACCGATCATGCCGACTATACCAATATAGAGCACATCATAAGCTGCGTCTCCAAGGCCAAGTATCTGGAAGGCATACTGGATATCAGGATTCTTCCCGGGGTGGAGCTGACTCATGTGCCGCCACAGAAGATAGCGCAGCTAGCGGATCTGGCCCGCAACCTGGGCGCGGAGATCGTGGTTGTCCACGGGGAATCTCCTGTGGAGCCCGTCCGTCCTGGCACCAACCGGGCGGCTCTGGAGGCAGGCGTGGATATCCTTGCCCATCCTGGGTTCATCACCTTAGAGGAGGCGGAGATGGCCAGGGACAACGACGTCTGTCTGGAGATAACCTCCCGCTCCGGCCATAACATAACCAACGGCCATGTGGTGCAGATGGCAATTCAGGCCGGGGCGAAGATGGTGGTGGACACTGACGCCCATGCTCCCGAAGATCTCATCGATAGCGAAAGGGCAATTCAGATTGCATTTGGCGCGGGACTGACTCTTGAAGAGGCCAGGGAGATCGTACTGCACCATGCCATTATAAGATGA
- a CDS encoding AAA family ATPase, protein MRSIQKTQSKPQGAKPERGKAVGAKFLLLRPAGYPLKSIFQECPSVADARLFELYAREQWYGEEVKPGCYLFDRRLYPDYAFQVVRAYPRRSVVGFETTIKVEQKAEVKKGVSYDVSFDEVVGQEEAKRKVKIVEKYLSDPERFGRWAPRNILFYGVSGTGKTMIAKALSAKAGVPMLAVKSTSLIGEFVGEGARQIHSLYEKAEEMAPCIIFIDELDAIALDRRYQDLRGDVSEMVNSLLTEMDGISSRLGICTIAATNQIEVLDSSIRSRFEEEIEFKLPDKDERLQILEKNASTLPLEMVDVDLKEIARQTDGFSGRDLVEKVLKVALHHALMDECNISQKHIEEALPRARKHYRQPPTEMFS, encoded by the coding sequence GTGCGATCCATCCAGAAGACCCAGTCCAAGCCTCAGGGGGCAAAGCCGGAGAGAGGAAAAGCAGTAGGGGCAAAGTTTCTCCTCTTGCGGCCTGCTGGCTATCCCTTGAAGAGCATATTTCAGGAGTGTCCATCCGTTGCTGATGCCAGGCTCTTTGAGCTGTACGCCCGGGAGCAATGGTACGGTGAGGAGGTAAAACCTGGCTGCTACCTCTTCGACCGCAGGCTCTATCCTGACTATGCCTTCCAGGTGGTTCGGGCCTATCCCAGGCGCTCTGTGGTCGGCTTTGAAACCACCATCAAGGTGGAGCAGAAAGCGGAGGTCAAGAAAGGGGTAAGCTACGACGTCTCCTTTGATGAGGTCGTGGGTCAGGAGGAGGCCAAGCGCAAGGTGAAGATCGTGGAGAAGTACCTCTCCGACCCGGAGAGGTTCGGGCGCTGGGCACCGCGCAACATCCTCTTTTATGGCGTATCCGGCACCGGAAAGACCATGATCGCCAAAGCACTCTCTGCTAAAGCTGGTGTGCCGATGCTCGCTGTCAAGTCCACCAGCCTGATCGGCGAGTTCGTGGGCGAGGGAGCGAGACAGATCCACAGCCTCTATGAGAAGGCAGAGGAGATGGCACCATGCATAATCTTCATCGATGAACTGGATGCCATTGCCCTCGACCGGCGCTACCAGGACCTGAGAGGCGATGTCTCTGAGATGGTCAACTCTCTGCTTACGGAGATGGATGGAATATCCAGCAGGCTGGGCATCTGCACCATCGCCGCCACCAATCAGATCGAGGTCTTGGACTCTTCCATTCGTTCCCGCTTTGAGGAGGAGATCGAGTTCAAGCTGCCGGATAAAGATGAGCGCTTGCAGATTCTGGAGAAGAATGCCAGCACCCTGCCTCTGGAGATGGTTGATGTTGACCTGAAGGAGATTGCCAGGCAGACGGATGGCTTCTCCGGGCGAGATCTGGTGGAGAAGGTGCTGAAGGTGGCACTGCACCATGCTCTCATGGATGAATGCAATATATCCCAAAAGCATATCGAAGAGGCATTACCAAGAGCGCGAAAGCATTACCGACAGCCTCCGACGGAAATGTTCTCATGA